In uncultured Propionivibrio sp., the sequence CCATCCTGCTGGAAACCATGCGGCGCGAAGGCTACGAACTGGCAGTCGGGCGGCCCAAGGTGATTTTCAAGACGATTGACGGCGAGCAGTGCGAACCCTACGAGATGCTGACGCTCGACGTCGAGGAAGCGCATCAGGGCGGTGTCATGGAAGCGCTCGGTTATCGCAAGGGCGATCTCGTCGATATGGTTTCGGATGGCCGCGGTCGCGTGCGTCTCGAATACCGTGTGCCGGCGCGTGGCCTGATCGGCTTCCAGGGCGAATTCATGAACCTGACGCGCGGCACCGGCCTCATGAGCCACGTCTTCGACGACTACGCGCCGATCAAGGGCGATATTCCGGGGCGTCGCAACGGGGTGCTGATTTCGGCCGAGCACGGCGAAGCCGTTGCCTATGCGCTGTGGAAGCTGCAGGATCGCGGCCGCATGTTCGTGATACCGAACGACCGCCTGTATGAAGGCATGGTCATCGGCATTCATTCGCGCGAGAACGATCTCGTCGTCAATCCGATCAAGGGCAAGCAGCTGACCAACGTGCGGGCATCCGGCACCGACGAAGCCGTGCGCCTGACGCCGCCGGTCCAGCTGACGCTCGAAAGTGCGGTCGAGTTCATCGACGACGACGAACTCGTCGAGATCACGCCCAAGAACATCCGCATCCGCAAGCGTTTCCTGTCCGAGCACGAACGTCGACGGGCGATGCGCGCCGAGGGCTGAGGCGGAACTTTCTGCCGGAAGGCTTGATTCCCTGGATTTATCTCCTACGCTGAAAGTACGGGATGGGTTCAGGGGGCAAGGGTCATCCGGATGAAAGGAGGTTCAAGATGTTCAAGGTTATTCTCAAACGGACAGTTCCTGCCAGCAAGGAAAAGGAATTGCTGGCACTGATCACGCAATTACGTGTCGGCGCTTCCGGGCAGGAGGGGTACATTTCCGGGGAAACACTGCATAACGCGGCGAAGCCGGAAGAGTACGTCGTCATCAGCATCTGGGACAGCGGCAAGAGCTGGCGCAAGTGGCTCGAGAGCGAAGCGCGGATCGCCGTGCAGACGCAGATCGATGAATTGCTGGGAACACCGACGATCTGCGAGACTTATGTCTATCCGCATATGACGCACAGCGTCTGATTCACCAAGCGGCAGCCATCATGCCGCAGCAGCGTGGCCCGGAAACGGTTTCCGGGCCTTTTTCATGGGCGCGCCGCCCTTTGATGCGCGTTGCGCTGTAACGATCGCATCGAAACACGGTATAGTCGTCGTCCTTCGATCCGCGGCATCGGTCGCGGCGTCATCACATGCTTCGAAAGGATGAACGATGCTCAGGCTAGATTCCCACCCGTCCGGTCAGCACTTTCTGCATATTCCGGGACCGAGTCCGGTGCCGGCGCGGATCCTGCGCGCGATCAGTTATCAGACGATCGATCATCGCGGTCCGGAGTTCGGCCAGCTGGGGCTCAAGGTGCTCGAGGGCATCAAGCAGATCTTCCGCACGCAGCATCCGGTTGTCATTTATCCGGCGTCGGGTACCGGCGCCTGGGAGGCCGCGTTGGTCAATACGTTGTCGCCTGGCGATCTCGTGCTGATGTACGAGACCGGCCATTTCGCCAGCTTGTGGCGCAAGCTTGCCGACCGGCTCGGCCTGCAGACCGAATTCATCAGTTTTCCGGGGATCGAGGGCTGGCGGCGCGGCGTCGATCCGGAACGGATCGCAGCGCGCCTGCGCGAGGATACGCAGCATCGCATCAAGGCCGTCTGCGTTGTCCATAACGAGACTTCGACCGGCGTCGTCTCGGACATCGCCGCCGTGCGGCGGGCGATCGACGCGGCGGGGCATCCGGCGCTGCTGATGGTTGATGCCGTGTCCGGACTCGGATCGGCCGAGTATCGCCATGACGATTGGGGCGTCGACGTCACCATCGCCGGCTCGCAAAAAGGGCTGATGCTGCCGCCCGGGCTCGGCTTCAACGCCATTTCGCCGAAAGCGCTCGAGGCGTCGCGGCAGGCGCGCCTGCCCAAGGCCTTCTGGGCCTGGGACGAATATATCGAGATGAACCGCAGCGGCTACTGGCCGACGACGCCGGCGACCAATCTTCTCTATGGCCTGCATGAGGCCATCGACAT encodes:
- a CDS encoding antibiotic biosynthesis monooxygenase family protein, with protein sequence MFKVILKRTVPASKEKELLALITQLRVGASGQEGYISGETLHNAAKPEEYVVISIWDSGKSWRKWLESEARIAVQTQIDELLGTPTICETYVYPHMTHSV
- a CDS encoding aminotransferase class V-fold PLP-dependent enzyme, which gives rise to MLRLDSHPSGQHFLHIPGPSPVPARILRAISYQTIDHRGPEFGQLGLKVLEGIKQIFRTQHPVVIYPASGTGAWEAALVNTLSPGDLVLMYETGHFASLWRKLADRLGLQTEFISFPGIEGWRRGVDPERIAARLREDTQHRIKAVCVVHNETSTGVVSDIAAVRRAIDAAGHPALLMVDAVSGLGSAEYRHDDWGVDVTIAGSQKGLMLPPGLGFNAISPKALEASRQARLPKAFWAWDEYIEMNRSGYWPTTPATNLLYGLHEAIDMILGEGLDNVLARHRRLGAACRAAIEAWGLENLCLDPAQVSPVSTAVLLPEAYDADGLRRLILDRYNLSLGTGLGKVKGRVFRIGHLGDCNALTLLAALSGCEMGMRAFGVPLKASGVVAAQDCLQ